Genomic segment of Drosophila ananassae strain 14024-0371.13 chromosome 2L, ASM1763931v2, whole genome shotgun sequence:
ACTGGAAATGAGTGACTCGCAGGATGTGCGGGCACTGAAGCAACGTCTGGGCAGCATGCCGGAAGTGGCCATTCCCGTCGAGAGTCAGCAACTGATCTACGGCGGCCGGATCATGGAGGATGCACTGCCACTTAGCGACTACAAAATAGCCGAGGACAAGTTCATTGTGCTCATGGGAAAGAAGATGCCTCCGGCGAAGCCTGCAGGAACGGCGGCTGAGGAGAACGTGCCTCCAACGCCGCCATTAACCGCCGGTCCCAGCGAAACCCGGACCCATGAGATTCCACCGCTGTCGCCGGCACCGGCACTGGTAATGGCTCCGCCACCGGCGCCACCATCGATGACTCCCAACGAGCAGCGAGTGAGAGATCTCATGGCCATGGGCTATGGCGAGCAGGAGGTGCGAGCCGCTCTCCGAGCAAGTTTCAATCACCCGGAACGTGCCATAGAGTATCTGATTAGTGGGATTCCCCAAAATGCTCCGCAACCGGCTAATGCAACGGCCAGCGGGCCGGCCCCGAATCTACAGCCATGGATGTCCGATCCTCGGTTTGCTCGGGTGCGTGATATGCTACGCCAGAACCCGGAGCTCCTTGAGGTAGTCTTATCGCGTCTGGCCGAGACCGATCCTTCCGCCTTCGAAGCGATTCGTGACCATCAGGACGAGTTTCTGAGTATGATCAATGGGAGCAGTGCAGGCAGCGTTGGCGAAGGCAGCGATCTCAGCGAGGACTCCGAGATGGATGCGGCCAGTCGTCACCAGATAACACTGACTAGCGAGGAGGCTGCCGCGGTGGAGCGTCTCGTTTCGCTGGGCTTCCATCGCGACCTGGCCGTGCAGGCGTATTTGGCGTGCGATAAGAACGAGGAGCTGGCTGCCGACATCCTTTTCCGTCAGTCCGAGGACGAGGAATAGGAACGGgcctaaataaaataagagagcGCACGTAAATGTTGCCAGAACATAACCTAACAATCGCCCCCAAAGATGTGTGGTGTGTGGTGATGCTGGCCTAGTTTCTACGGGGTAGTAGAGTGGTAGGGGAGTGGGATTACGGGCCGCACTTACGACTCGTACTGCTTGCTGGCTACTTTCTCCATGCTCATCCTGGCGATGGCTTCCGGCTCCGAATCCGTATCCAAACTTTGTGACTGTTATTGTGGCTATTTCCGTGGCTGTGGTTGCCGTTGCTCCAACCGCTTCAGCCGATCGAGAATGGGAACGATAACTATGTGTTTTCTAGTTTCTAGTACTGCTagtgctgcttctgcttcttaTGGCGGAATTctcttttgcttttatttcagCTCCTTGGCTGCGCGAGTGCTGCGAGTGCGATTgcgagtgtgagtgtgagtgtgagtgcgtgggtttgtttgtttgtgtgcGCGATGGCTTTTTGGCGATTTTGGGGCCGCCGCTGCTTGGGGAGCGGTTCCTGCTCTTCGAGTCCTCCGATAACTAGTCAACAATGATCCTGTTTCGGTACGAGTCCTTTATGTCAGTGGGTTTCCAGTGGGTAtgcttattatttatttgctggCTCGTTTTGGTTCACTCGATTGCAGTTTGACGTTTCTTTTTGTACAACATGCGTCCAATTACGTTCCACTTGCGGTCCACATTCCACGCGGCGCTGTCAAATCTATAAATCAGTGTTGAGCAGCACCCTGAGAACTGTTCttaaagattttattttgaatattgttttcaaatttaatGTTTGAAAACATCTTTATAATGAATCACGCCATATCAAATATATAACCAAATCAAATCACAAATAGAAAAAGTGTTGTGTTCAGTCATACTTGCGATTTTACAGCAGAATAAATAACTAATCGTAcgactttaatatttttgaataatattatatatttacacAGGATaacataaaattaatattttttctcatATGTAGGACAATtactttttttcatttatttttaatataaaaaaaatatcatctGAGGCTTATGAAATCCAGATTCCAAATTCTGAGTTACAGTAATGTTGACTACTGAATAAATGTAACtatcaataaattattacaaCTAACAATAGTACATACAAAAGTTAATAATGTAGTAGTGTTTAAGCTTGGAAGCAACGATTATAATCAGACTCTGGTACAATGATATTTCTAATACAAACCTCGCGCTCACTAAGTTATGTGGTTCGTCACCTACATGGGCTGCCTGAATACCTCTTAAAATTGGTACCATCTCTAACGTGTTTGTGCAGCTTGGTCAGTCTAAAACGGCAAAAACAAAGTTTTCCTCGAGCGATTCCTTGCAAAATATTCCAAAATGACAATTGGAATTCGGAATTTCTGGAGAAACTTGGATTCAAGGAATTTAAAACTTGGACTTGGACAGGTATGCTGGAAAAAGGAAAGGGGAAGGCGCCAAGCACTGGAAGATCTTCCCCACCTACAACCATGGAAACACGAAATGGAAATGGTTTGAGtaaaccaacaacaaaaacggGAGTCCGGGCACGCGCGCCAAAACCCGACGCCGCTCCAAAAGCGACGATCGGGAAGAAAACTGTAAGTGAAAAGAACAACAATTTAACTGAGAAGACTAACGAAAAGATTGGGGTAAGTGGAAAAAACATATCCATATATACAAACGATCACGCGGGCCCTTTCTTGGTTTGCTTCGACCGAACCAGCGATTCGGCAGCCAGAAAAGCAATTAACCAATTTCACCTGGCagacattttaaaaaaattgaaaatctcCGACATTTTGGAGATTAAAAGAGTAGGTTATGGCCGGTGCCAAATTCAATTTGGCTCAGCAGCTATAGCCAACTCTATAATGGAACACGAGAAAAAACTTGAAGAAAATGGCTACCGCGCCAAAATTTTCCCGCATTTTATATGCAAGACTGGGATTATTTTCAGAATCCCTACCAATTTCTCGGAAGAGGAAATAAACGATAATATAAGCTCTGAAGTCCCAATCCTAGGGATTTCTAGAATAATGAAAAAGGATCCCAAAGACAAGGGTCAGCGCATCCCGACAAATAGGGTCAAAATTGCATTCCAGGGACAAAAAGTACCCAAAGAAATCACATTTATGTTTTCAAAGGTGGAAGTGCAGCCTTTCATTTATTTCGTGCAATGCTTCAGGTGTTTCCGCTTCGGGCACACAGCTCTACACTGCAAAGGGCAAGAAAAATGTGGCCAATGTGGAGGGAAACATCCCAAGGAGGAGCATTGCCAAAAAACGGAATGTGCCAACTGCGGAAACGATCACCCTGCTACAAGCAGGGAGTGTCCAGTTAGAAGCAAAGCAtatgaaatacaaaaattgaaagtgGTGGAAAACCTTTCTGTACAGGAGTTAAAACTCAAACACCCCTCTCTCTTCAAAAGGGCATCCCCAAACCCGGAGGACCGTTCTTGCTTTCCAGAACCGGCCTGGCAAATGCCAAATAGCACACACAACCACACCTCAGAATTTCAAAGGAATACCCTACAATCCTATGCTAGAACGGCTAAATCCTCAACCCCCACCCCTATTTCCTTCTCCAGTGTAGCACAAGATACACTGGACACACTGGGGAAAAAACTTTCTTCATTCCTACTGAATTTCCACAATGACCCAGACTCCAACTCCAAGGTCATCTCTTTTCTCACGGACTTAAGGGACTTTATCAACACCAAAAATGCAATGATTGACGTTTCACAAATAGAACTACTTAATAGCCAATCTTCACATAAACAATGAAAATCCTACAATTAAATATACAAAGCATCAACAATTCAAACAACAAACTCCTCCTCAACATGTACCTGATTAACAACGACGTCGATATTGCCATCATCTCAGAGACCTGGGTTAAAGACAACTCGGACTGTAGCATACTGGGGTTTAAGTTCTACGGAAAACCACGAAGCGATGGTTACGGGGGTGTCGGCCTATACATTAAAAATAACATCAAATTCAGAATTCTCAAAGATAGCAATGTCATTGAGAGTATTGGTATACAGACAACCAATCTTCCGATCAACTTTAACATATTTAGTCTTTATGCTGCCCCTTCCACATCTGTAGAGAACCTCAAACATGGGCTAAGAGAAATCTTCACCTACGCAGCGGCACTGTCAAACCAATCCATCATAGGGGGCGACCTAAACGCCAAATCAATAGCATGGGGTAACTCCACGAGCGACAGAAAAGGACACACAACAGAATACGAGGCACAGGAGGCTGGATTCATTTGCCTTAACGACGGATCCCCTACCTTCTCATTAAACCCATCCCAATTCTCCGTGCTGGACATTACGTTCACGAATCAGAACACCTCAAATCTTCACTGGAGTTGCCCTAAGGCAAAAGTTACAAATAGTAATCATTACCCAATAATCGTAGAGTGGAGCACCCCCACACAGTACACAACTGTTACAAAAATAATCCACAGCAAAGTAGTACAAGATTTTTGCAAAGCGGATTTCAATAGTGTTACCAGTCTTGGTAGGTCGACCAAAAATATTGTTAAAAATAACACAATTCATATCCCAGAAAATTCAAAGTACGTACCAAAGAAATGGTGGTGTGAAGAAGGAGAAAAACTCTTCCGACTTCGCAACGCAGCCAGGCAGAAGTTCtacaaatcaaaaaaaatggaagacGCAATTAAAGCTAATGAAGCGGAGAAAAATCTGCAACAGTGTATTAGAAGAAAACGTAGACTGAACTTCCAACAATTCACTCAAGAGATCTCAGACAGCCCCTCAATATGGAATAGCATAGCCaaccttaaaaaatacaaattaccTAAAAATGTAGGTAACACTTGGTCTGACGAAGAGAACGATAAATTTCTACAAATGGTAAAGAGCGCCACGACAAACTCAATTGCACCGAGCAACGATCCGCCAACAATTGAGGACAACTTACTCACCCTAGATTTAAAGAAACCCCTAAATTTTGATATCTTCAACGAATATCTAGTCTCAAGAAACCCAGACTCTGCACGGGGTCTGGATCATATATCATACAGAATGATCCAGAACCTACCTTCGCCCAAACTAAgggaattatttaatttactaaACAATACCTGGTTATCTGGACTTGTCCCAGACGCCTGGCGAAATATAAAAGTAGTCCCAGTTCCCAAAGGAAAAGTAGGCAATACACAAGTGAATAATTTTAGACCAATTTGTCTTATAAGCACACTCTGCAAATTAGTAGAGGGTATACTAAAATACGACATAGAAGAACAACTACATAACAACCACATCCTGCCAAGCAGATCATACGCTTTTAGAAAATTCAGATCAACCACACAGTGTATAAATGACCTAATAAATTACATACTTCTTCTTAAAAGCCGTGGCTATCAAGTAGTCACGGCATGCCTAGATCTCAAAAAAGCCTTTGATTGTGTTAACATATACACTCTCAAAGGAAAACTTAAACAAATTAAGGTAAACACCCACCAAATAAACTGGATAACCTCATTCCTAAGTAAAAGGTACCTGATTAAGGGAAAAACTAAGGTAGAAATAAATGGAGGAGTTTGTCAGGGAAGCTGCCTTAGCCCCACTCTCTTCAATATTTATACAACAGACCTACACCAAATAATCGATCCACACTGCGAACTCTTCCAATATGCAGACGACTTCTTCCTCGTATGTCATGACAAAGATTTCCACTTAGCCAGACAAAAATTAATCGATAAAATCAACGAATTTGAAGTTTCATGCAGAGCATTAAACTTAACATTTAACCCAGGAAAATCGAAAGTCATGCACTTTAGCAGCCGCAGGCGGCTGCTTAACATTCCACACAACAACACTCAGATAGAGGAAGTGGATCAAATAAGATACCTCGGAAGAACTATATCGGCCAACAACTCCATAGTAGCTCACATTGATCAAACGATGTCAAAGATCAACAAAACTTGTGCCTTCCTCCAACTCCTAAGTGGCTGCCACTACGGAGTGAACCCTAGAAAAGGACTACTGCTTCACAAAGCTTTTGTGAGAAGTAAATTAGAATACGCTTGTTCTTCCTTCTCTCAGATGTCTAAAACGGCCATTGATAGACTAAGAACACTCACCAACTTCAGACTAAGAAAAACGCTAGGACTAATAAAATGTACGCCAATTCCTATAATATACCACATGGCTGCGGAATTGCCACCTGAGTACAGGTTAAAATTTCAAACAGCCAAAGACCTAATAAAAGCATTTGCCTATGACCTTCCAGTGAAGGAAACACTCACAGCAGGCATAGAACTAAACTCTAGCTACGCAAAGATCTTCACAGAATACAGAAACATTATTGAAAACATCAGAATCTCGAACTCACCACCCCTCACATGCTCAAAGATAAAAGCTTTCACAGATTTTTTCATGGGCTCGGCCCAAAGCAAACATGCTACAAGCACAGATATTATAAACAAAATCTTTTCAGAGAAACTCCACGAAATTGAAAAAAGAGGAttagatgtcttcttcacagATGGATCTGTCACCCACCAACACACCAGCGCAGCATTCCTACATTGGGATAATAGCCACTGGGAATCATTCTACACAAACAGAATCCTGTCGTCATTATCGGCAGAACTAATAGCCATTGACAAAGCAATTGACTACGCCATAAGCAAAGGAATAGCCCGGCTGGCTATACTCACTGACAGCAAAAATAGTGCTACGGCATTAATTAAGCCTTGTCACGTCAACTATATGGTATACgaaattaaaaagaagatCGCAAGACAACCTCAGCTTACTTTAGTTGAGCTCCATTACATCCCGAGCCACTGCAAAATACAAGGAAACGATTTCGTGGACCAGGCAGCCAAAAACGCGCACCTCCAAGGCACCTTCGCTACAATTCCCTGGAGTATTAAGGACGCCACATCAGCCATCCACAATGAGATCCAAAAAGAATGGGAGAGAGAGTATGCCGAATTCGCATCCAGCAAGCCCAGAGGATACTGCAACGTCTTTCCAACATTACTGAATAAGCCATGGTTTTCCCAGCCATCATGTAACCTAGAACCAAAAAACATCAGAGTATTAAATCGAATTTTTAGTGGAAATTGCTTCGAAAACGCAACCCTTGCAAAAATGAAAGTTGTAAACAACAACAGATGTGAATCATGCGATACTATCGATAACGCTTCCCACATAATCCTCAGCTGTTCCAAATACAACGCTACCAGACGAAACTTTCCAacacttttaaaatataatgaCATACACGAGTTCCTAAGACTGGAAAACATCGACAAGTACAACATAATAACAGACTTCCTCgataaaatcaatattaacATCTAATCAACCCCATACGAACTTAAGATTGGCGTTTTCCTTGCACTAAGGGCGGCCAAATAATCCCTCGACTCCATAAGGCGTCGCGGTAActtaaaacccaaaaaaaaaaaaaaaaaatattccaaaatgACGCAGGTGGCTTTTCTGGACAACCTGCTGAGGGAGTATCTGGTTTTCCGTGGGTTTTCCAGTACCCTGAAGGCCCTTGATTTGGAGCAACGCACCGAGAAGGACCAGCACTTTCGGGCGGAGCGGGTTCTGGAACAGTTCCAGAACGCAATCCAGGCCTACGACCTTCAGGCCCTACGAAGTCTATGGCTTCACCTGGACAACAACCTGTTCTCCAAGCTGGAGCATACCTACGCAGTGGGTAGGTCCTAAGGGATCCCATGTGAGAACTATGATTCACGAAACACTCCCTCTCTTTCAGCTGTGAAAAAACTGGAAAACAGCTTACTGAAGTATTATCTGGTCACGGCGTACAGCAATAACCGACACGATAAGGTCTCGGAATTCTTTACAAAAATGGCTGGGGAGCTGCAGCAGCACAGCGAGTGGAAGGATTGGTTCTGTAAGTGTTCTACGCTATATCCAGGACAACGCCCTTATTAATCCCAAATCTTTCTTTGCCGATTCAGATTTTCCGTTCTGTCGGAATGCCGAAGAGTCACCCACGTTTGCTTTGTTCTTTACCAAGCAGTGGCAGGACACTCTGCTCCTTTCCCTTCAAAACTTTCTAACCACAGTCTACCAATGCCTGCCGCAACCCTCATTTGTGCGGGCCGAACAGGAGGCGGCCCATATGCAACGCCTCAGTGATGATAATGCTGGTCTTCGCACCCGTCTCCTCCACCTGCAACAGGAACTCCACCAAATGTCCCAGCAACAATCGGGAACAGGAGCCGTCAGCGGAAGTTCCCTTAATGCGGATGCAGGTGCTCGCCGACGGAGTGTCTACCGGCCCCAACAAAGCCTCAGTGACATCTTGCCCTTTGATATTAGTCCACCTGGTCACATCGTGGACGACTTTTGCATTATTGCCTCTGAGGCGAATAGTGTGAGCCAGGCCAGCGATGCCCAGGCCCGCGGACTCAAACAGCTGATCCGCAACATAGGATCCGGCGGTTCGCCTGTGATGGGGCGCAAGGATCAGGCTGCCGGTTCAGTCGGAGAGAAATCGAACAAACGCAGATCGGGAAGTGTGGGACGTAGCTGGATTTAAGATAGTCTGTAGAAGGTTATGAATATACTTTAGGATGACTTTGGGTCGATTATCATTCCTTATGGCATTCCCCAatcagtttttattttaaaaggcCTATAAATCAGACAATTAAATAAGTCAAGGCCTGCATCCTAATATCCTAAACCTATATAGTTTATAAGTATAATTTATCGTAGATTAATTACTTTTGTATAAAACCCATATGACTAAACCTTCAATGAGCAAATATTTGTGTTTTAATAACGAGAGTAAGGCCTTTTTTGTAATATGAAAACCTTACTCATTTCTCACTACATAGAGAGTTCCATCTGGAATTTCTACCCCAGATAATTAGTAACCACCCACCCAAAATCGGCCCAAAGAAGTACACCAGTATTGTCAAGTGTGTTATCcaatgtttattatttatttgctggTCTCCTTAGTTCGTAGACGTACAAAACAAAGAGCAATGCGTGTGGCGTAATACataaatgcaataaataacgtaaaattacaaataaatatgTTGTATAGGTGTACAGACGATTCGTATTCGTGTATAAAACATCATCTCGGTTTATACAAGCagcacaatttaaaaaatacagtTACTTCATAAAGGTGTTgtatatttctatatatatatacctataTATATTCTGATATATGTATAAGTTGCATAAAGTAGCATCGCTTCTGACTCGTTTCCGTTCGTCAATAAATGCAATTTCGGCGTGGCTACGGAAGGGAATTGCTCATTTCTCGATTCTCGGATCGTTACTTATGgaatatgtatatgtgtatatCTATATCTGCCTCCTGGCTTCAGAAGTGGGTTAGACCCGATTCCTTACAGAGCCGTCTCAAACGATGGCAGCGCTGGATTCGCCACCGGAGCCGGCACACACTTGTTGCTCTCGGCGCTGGCAGCTCCTCCGATTGCCGCAGATACTGCTGACCCTGCTCCcgatcctcctcctccgcctcctgCTCCGTTTGTTGTCCTGGCAAAGCTCGACTTCAATTCTCCTCGCATGAAATTGTTCTCCTCGGTTTGCAGGAAGAAGTTCCGCCTCAGATCGTAGGTGGAGAGGGTGGGCTTGGTGTCCCCCGCCT
This window contains:
- the LOC6505653 gene encoding UV excision repair protein RAD23 homolog A gives rise to the protein MKISIRTLDQRTIKLEMSDSQDVRALKQRLGSMPEVAIPVESQQLIYGGRIMEDALPLSDYKIAEDKFIVLMGKKMPPAKPAGTAAEENVPPTPPLTAGPSETRTHEIPPLSPAPALVMAPPPAPPSMTPNEQRVRDLMAMGYGEQEVRAALRASFNHPERAIEYLISGIPQNAPQPANATASGPAPNLQPWMSDPRFARVRDMLRQNPELLEVVLSRLAETDPSAFEAIRDHQDEFLSMINGSSAGSVGEGSDLSEDSEMDAASRHQITLTSEEAAAVERLVSLGFHRDLAVQAYLACDKNEELAADILFRQSEDEE
- the LOC6505655 gene encoding WD repeat-containing protein 91, with product MTQVAFLDNLLREYLVFRGFSSTLKALDLEQRTEKDQHFRAERVLEQFQNAIQAYDLQALRSLWLHLDNNLFSKLEHTYAVAVKKLENSLLKYYLVTAYSNNRHDKVSEFFTKMAGELQQHSEWKDWFYFPFCRNAEESPTFALFFTKQWQDTLLLSLQNFLTTVYQCLPQPSFVRAEQEAAHMQRLSDDNAGLRTRLLHLQQELHQMSQQQSGTGAVSGSSLNADAGARRRSVYRPQQSLSDILPFDISPPGHIVDDFCIIASEANSVSQASDAQARGLKQLIRNIGSGGSPVMGRKDQAAGSVGEKSNKRRSGSVGRSWI